In Ictalurus punctatus breed USDA103 chromosome 3, Coco_2.0, whole genome shotgun sequence, the following are encoded in one genomic region:
- the tmem109 gene encoding transmembrane protein 109 gives MAKFVVIMVFILSTLTRESVCTVSETASSMWQSAQSAVKSLGDDAHSYLVSLLGKQSVDTLQKTIGDAIKVTSQATANALNVVAAYITDFLGDAGIDAKLPVKRFTPEGVVFVAYWALLAVLGYWLLSLAVCLLTGVVRRTLFLLKVAFAIATFGLIVSDGGASAETTAMRLAALVFACVLLGVGPSTFRGDANARLEQKVKVLETRMREMERKRKEE, from the exons ATGGCGAAGTTTGTggtcattatggtgtttatttTGTCCACACTGActcgagagagtgtgtgtactgtgtcaGAAACAGCCTCGAGTATGTGGCAAAGTGCACAGTCCGCCGTTAAGAGCCTGGGTGATGATGCTCACTCCTATCTAGTCTCCCTTTTAGGTAAACAGTCAGTCGACACACTGCAAAAG ACCATCGGGGATGCCATAAAAGTGACATCGCAGGCCACAGCTAACGCTCTGAATGTAGTGGCAGCATACATCACAGATTTTCTGGGTGATGCAGGAATTGATG CCAAACTGCCAGTCAAGCGCTTCACCCCTGAAGGTGTTGTCTTCGTGGCTTACTGGGCATTGCTGGCTGTGCTTGGATACTGGCTGCTGTCCTTGGCAGTTTGTCTGCTTACGGGTGTTGTTAGAAGAACTTTGTTTCTGCTAAAAGTCGCCTTTGCCATTGCCACATTCGGGCTGATTGTGAGTGATGGTGGAGCCAGTGCCGAAACCACAGCAATGAGACTAGCGGCCTTGGTGTTTGCTTGTGTCCTCCTGGGCGTCGGACCTTCGACTTTCAGGGGAGACGCCAATGCCCGCCTGGAGCAAAAAGTCAAGGTGCTTGAGACACggatgagagagatggagaggaagagaaaagaagaatga